A region from the Pelobates fuscus isolate aPelFus1 chromosome 3, aPelFus1.pri, whole genome shotgun sequence genome encodes:
- the LOC134603678 gene encoding dual specificity tyrosine-phosphorylation-regulated kinase 2-like, giving the protein MVYDFCAVLNGDDSITLADNSTSTVTSFTPEEIIKKHMHKLTPFEHGEIFRFSAIYFFGPNAKKRRGLIGGPNNCGYDDKDGFYIQVPHDHIAYRYEVLRVLGKGISGQVMKVYDYKLQQHVALKMFRNLKNYHQQAMDEIRMLKHLTKQDKCNNMNIIHMLDNFAFRNHTCMTLELLGIDLYELIKANNFMGFSLPTVRKFAHSILQCLDGLQKNKIAHCDLKPENIVLKKQGKTDIKVIDFGTSCYDHQHIDMYIQTRFYRAPEVILGGCCGMPMDMWSMACILAELLTGDPLLPGEDEYDQLACIIELFGMPPKKVLASFKRKNNFFSAKGHPYYCTVTSLPDGSVVLNGSYSEAGTWRGPPGSRDFVTALKGCEDPLFLNFLIQCFEWDPALRMKPCQAFQHAWLRGHTSKSLKEKSG; this is encoded by the coding sequence ATGGTTTATGATTTCTGTGCAGTACTGAATGGAGATGATAGCATTACCCTAGCTGACAACTCGACAAGCACAGTAACATCATTCACTCCagaagaaataataaagaaaCACATGCACAAGCTAACGCCTTTTGAGCACGGTGAAATTTTTCGTTTCTCTGCCATTTACTTTTTTGGTCCCAATGCAAAGAAGCGTCGAGGATTAATTGGTGGCCCAAATAATTGTGGCTATGATGACAAGGACGGTTTCTATATTCAAGTACCACATGATCACATTGCGTACAGGTATGAAGTGCTGAGAGTTCTAGGGAAAGGAATATCTGGACAAGTCATGAAGGTTTATGATTACAAACTTCAACAGCATGTGGCATTAAAAATGTTCCGCAACTTGAAAAATTATCATCAGCAGGCCATGGATGAGATACGAATGCTAAAACATCTGACAAAACAGGACAAGTGCAACAACATGAATATCATTCACATGCTGGACAACTTTGCATTCCGAAATCATACGTGTATGACCTTAGAACTTCTCGGCATAGACCTGTATGAACTCATTAAGGCAAACAACTTTATGGGTTTCAGTTTACCAACAGTGCGAAAATTTGCCCACTCTATCTTACAGTGCTTGGATGGCTTGCAGAAAAACAAAATCGCCCACTGCGACCTCAAACCAGAAAACATTGTATTGAAGAAACAGGGCAAAACTGACATCAAGGTAATAGATTTTGGAACAAGCTGTTATGACCATCAGCACATTGACATGTACATCCAGACTAGATTTTATCGCGCACCTGAAGTCATCCTTGGTGGTTGCTGCGGAATGCCTATGGATATGTGGAGCATGGCTTGCATTCTTGCAGAGTTGTTAACTGGAGATCCCCTATTACCTGGGGAAGATGAATATGACCAACTTGCATGTATAATCGAGTTATTTGGCATGCCACCCAAAAAAGTCCTGGCATCTTTCAAAAGAAAGAACAATTTTTTCTCTGCCAAAGGACATCCCTATTATTGCACTGTTACTAGCCTGCCAGATGGATCAGTGGTACTGAATGGTAGTTACTCTGAAGCAGGTACATGGCGTGGTCCACCTGGCAGTAGAGACTTTGTCACCGCACTGAAAGGCTGTGAAGATCCcctttttcttaactttttaaTCCAGTGTTTTGAATGGGATCCTGCACTGCGCATGAAACCTTGCCAGGCGTTCCAACATGCATGGCTAAGAGGACACACGTCAAAGTCTCTAAAAGAAAAAAGTGGCTAA